A single window of Venturia canescens isolate UGA chromosome 3, ASM1945775v1, whole genome shotgun sequence DNA harbors:
- the Mi-2 gene encoding chromodomain-helicase-DNA-binding protein Mi-2 homolog isoform X2 has protein sequence MAASDEEVEESYAGEEDAEEGATATAGATVPVDGSSDAEESQKLEEDDDYEPEERKKKKGKKRKARSEDKKGKKKKKKKKSDSGDESDFGAGNAAGGGEQGEGAGEDSDYAASRKSRKSSSRKSLSHGAPPAQTQEPTTGMPTIEEVCSTFGLTDVHIDYTDADFQNLTTYKLFQQHVRPLLAKENPKVPMSKLMMLVAAKWRDFSELNPHTQPDADVSTASVDEDNRSSRANRGAAAAAQEIEDEDEEDEDSDRRRKSRGSRAKKGKKASKVPTLKIKLSKRKRGSSDEEAEGSAAGTDRDSDMEFEQMLADAEDAPGGEDGVKGVDDEGAEPPAEPPVRRKAKTKIGNKTKKKKKTKTTSKFPDGETDHQDYCEVCQQGGEIILCDTCPRAYHLVCLEPELEETPEGKWSCPHCESEGITGAAEDDDEHMEFCRVCKDGGELLCCDSCTSAYHTHCLNPPLTEIPDGDWKCPRCSCPPICGKVAKILTWRWKEVSDAPSEEPSTSKAAPKPRKMREFFVKWADMSYWHCDWITELQLDVFHPLMFRNYSRKYDMDEPPKLEEPLDESDSRVKRLKIQEGGTNREEYNLEERFYKYGVRPEWLVVHRVINHRLSRDGRATYLVKWRDLGYDLATWEDEHEDIPGLKQAVDYYLDLRAAYSNDAVTSRKGKKGKGKRSKTREIIDDEERAPKRYTPPPDKPTTDLKKKLERQPDYLDITAMQLHPYQLEGLNWLRYSWGQGIDTILADEMGLGKTIQTITFLYSLYKEGHCKGPFLVSVPLSTIINWEREFETWAPDFYCVTYVGDKDSRIVIRENELSFEEGAVRGGRASKIRSSQIKFNVLLTSYELVSIDSACLGSIDWAVLVVDEAHRLKSNQSKFFRLLASYNIAYKLLLTGTPLQNNLEELFHLLNFLCRDKFNDLSTFQNEFADISKEEQVKKLHEMLGPHMLRRLKADVLKNMPSKSEFIVRVELSPMQKKYYKYILTRNFEALNPKGGGQQVSLLNIMMDLKKCCNHPYLFPAASQEAPTGPNGNYETGALIKAAGKLVLLSRMLKKLRDEGHRVLIFSQMTKMLDILEDYLEGEGYKYERIDGNITGTQRQEAIDRFNAPGAQQFVFLLSTRAGGLGINLATADTVIIYDSDWNPHNDIQAFSRAHRIGQANKVMIYRFVTRNSVEERVTQVAKRKMMLTHLVVRPGMGGKGANFSKQELDDILRFGTEELFKEEEGKEDEAIHYDDKAVAELLDRSKEGIEQKENWANEYLSSFKVASYVTKEGEVEEEADTEIIKQEAENTDPAYWIKLLRHHYEQQQEDIARTLGKGKRVRKQVNYNDGGVTGDQGARDDQPWQENLSDYNSDFSAPSDDDKEDDDFDEKGDGDLLSRRSRRRLERRDEKDRPLPPLLARVNGNIEVLGFNARQRKAFLNAIMRYGMPPQDAFNSQWLVRDLRGKSEKNFKAYVSLFMRHLCEPGADNAETFADGVPREGLSRQHVLTRIGVMSLIRKKVQEFEHINGYYSMPEMIRKPVEPVKNEGATTATAATATSATTEGAAAAGTPSSTGATPATSNAPSPAATPTPNNVAAGSTSTTTPGETTKTTSETADAAKDVKEETTDKVVGEGKDVKEEPKEDGSVKEDSEASDRNKETVKEEVRATSEEKEATEGEGGSEENKKATVEVKTEKTSNTSVTTTTTTTTTASKSGTEDVTPDASNLGPESRAKAADLDEEVVIVKDDEEEESGKKEEKEVKDATKESSAEATDVTKPKRKFMFNIADGGFTELHTLWLNEEKAAVPGREYEIWHRRHDYWLLAGIVTHGYGRWQDIQNDIRFAIINEPFKMDVGKGNFLEIKNKFLARRFKLLEQALVIEEQLRRAAYLNLTQDPNHPAMSLNARFAEVECLAESHQHLSKESLAGNKPANAVLHKVLNQLEELLSDMKSDVSRLPATLARIPPVAQRLQMSERSILSRLAATAPGGAAGSQSGQAALLAQQFPAGFSGGQLQATFAGAANFGNFRPQYSVPGQPPQGFTA, from the exons CCGATGTTCACATTGATTACACCGACGCTGATTTCCAGAATCTTACCACTTACAAGCTGTTCCAGCAACACGTCAGACCTCTTTTGGCTAAAGAGAATCCAAAG gTACCAATGTCGAAGCTCATGATGCTGGTTGCTGCGAAATGGCGAGATTTCTCAGAATTGAATCCGCACACGCAGCCAGACGCGGACGTATCGACGGCGAGCGTTGACGAAGACAATCGGAGTTCACGGGCAAATCGCGGGGCAGCGGCAGCCGCTCAAGAAATTGAGGATGAAGATGAGGAGGACGAAGATAGCGATCGCAGGAGAAAATCGAGAGGATCGCGAGCGAAAAAGGGCAAAAAAGCTTCGAAAGTGCCAACTTTGAAGATAAAACTGAGCAAACGCAAACGCGGCAGTTCG GATGAAGAGGCTGAAGGAAGTGCCGCTGGTACAGATAGAGATTCCGACATGGAGTTCGAGCAAATGTTGGCCGACGCGGAAGACGCCCCGGGTGGAGAGGACGGTGTTAAAGGAGTAGATGACGAAGGAGCTGAGCCCCCGGCTGAGCCACCGGTTAGAAGGAAGGCTAAAACAAAAATTGGCAACAAgacaaagaagaagaagaagacaaAGACGACGTCAAAGTTCCCAGATGGAGAG ACGGATCATCAGGACTACTGCGAGGTCTGTCAGCAAGGCGGTGAGATAATACTCTGTGACACGTGTCCCCGGGCTTACCATCTCGTTTGTCTGGAGCCCGAGCTCGAGGAGACTCCAGAGGGAAAATGGAGCTGTCCTCACTGCGAGAGCGAAGGTATAACAG GCGCAGcggaggacgacgacgagcaCATGGAATTCTGTCGCGTTTGTAAGGACGGCGGAGAGTTGCTGTGCTGCGACAGTTGCACGAGCGCTTATCACACGCACTGCCTCAATCCACCTTTGACAGAAATACCGGACGGCGATTGGAAGTGTCCGAGATGTTCGTGTCCACCGATATGCGGCAAAGTCGCGAAAATACTTACCTGGCGATGGAAGGAAGTTTCGGATGCGCCTTCAGAAGAGCCTTCTACAAGCAAAGCGGCCCCGAAGCCCCGGAAAATGCGGGAGTTTTTCGTCAAATGGGCGGACATGTCTTATTGGCACTGTGACTGGATAACGGAGCTTCAATTGGACGTTTTTCATCCTCTCATGTTCCGAAATTATTCGCGAAAGTACGATATGGACGAGCCTCCGAAGCTCGAGGAGCCGCTCGACGAGAGCGACTCTCGTGTCAAACGTTTGAAGATTCAGGAAGGTGGGACCAATCGCGAGGAGTACAACCTTGAGGAAAGATTCTACAAATATGGCGTCCGACCCGAATGGCTTGTTGTACATCGTGTCATTAATCATCGATTGTCGCGAGACGGTCGGGCCACTTATCTCGTCAAATGGCGAGATTTGGGCTACGATCTCGCCACCTGGGAAGACGAACACGAGGATATTCCCGGGCTCAAACAAGCCGTTGATTATTATCTTGATCTCCGAGCTGCTTACAGCAACGACGCTGTCACTTCGAGAAAAGGCAAAAAAGGCAAAGGCAAAAGATCCAAAACTAGGGAGATCATCGACGACGAGGAAAGGGCTCCTAAACGATATACCCCACCACCTGACAAACCGACCActgatttgaagaaaaaacttgaacGACAGCCCGATTATCTCGATATCACTGCCATGCAGCTCCATCCCTATCAGTTGGAGGGATTGAATTGGTTAAGGTATTCATGGGGGCAAGGAATCGACACTATTCTCGCTGATGAAATGGGTCTCGGTAAAACTATTCAGACCATTACGTTTTTGTACTCCTTGTACAAAGAAGGTCACTGCAAAGGCCCCTTCCTCGTTTCTGTACCTCTTTCAACCATTATCAATTGGGAACGTGAATTCGAGACTTGGGCACCTGATTTCTACTGTGTCACATATGTCG gTGACAAGGACAGTCGAATTGTAATTCGAGAGAATGAATTGTCATTCGAAGAGGGAGCAGTGCGAGGAGGTCGAGCCTCCAAGATTCGGTCTTCTCAGATAAAATTCAACGTTTTATTGACGAGTTACGAGCTTGTTTCCATTGATTCAGCTTGTTTAGGCTCGATCGACTGGGCCGTGCTCGTCGTCGATGAGGCTCATCGACTTAAATCCAATCAGTCAAAGTTCTTCAGGCTCTTGGCTTCTTACAACATTGCATACAAGCTTTTGCTCACCGGTACACCGCTACAAAACAATCTCGAAGAACTTTTCCATCTCTTGAATTTCTTGTGCCGCGACAAATTCAACGATCTATCGACTTTCCAAAATGAATTTGCGGATATTTCAAAAGAGGAACAGgtgaaaaaacttcacgaaaTGTTGGGACCTCATATGCTGCGAAGATTGAAGGCTGATGTGCTCAAG aACATGCCGAGCAAATCAGAGTTTATTGttcgagtcgagctctcaccGATGCAAAAGAAATATTACAAATACATTTTGACGCGAAACTTCGAAGCTCTGAATCCGAAAGGCGGAGGACAACAAGTTTCGCTGTTGAATATAATGATGGACCTGAAAAAGTGCTGTAATCATCCGTATCTATTCCCTGCGGCTTCGCAAGAGGCACCGACCGGACCAAACGGCAATTACGAGACAGGCGCTCTCATCAAAGCTGCCGGAAAGCTAGTACTTCTCAGCAGAATGCTGAAAAAACTTCGAGATGAGGGGCACAGAGTTCTTATATTTTCGCAAATGACGAAAATGCTGGATATTCTTGAGGATTATCTCGAAGGCGAGGGATACAAGTACGAGAGGATAGACGGTAACATCACAGGAACACAGCGTCAAGAAGCTATCGACAGATTCAATGCTCCTG GTGCTCAACAATTTGTTTTCCTTCTCTCGACTCGAGCCGGCGGTCTTGGTATCAATCTCGCAACCGCCGATACTGTTATTATTTACGATTCTGATTGGAATCCGCATAACGACATACAAGCTTTCAGTAGAGCTCACAGAATCGGGCAAGCCAACAAAGTCATGATTTATCGTTTTGTAACTCGTAATTCAGTTGAGGAGAGGGTTACGCAGGTTGCTAAGCGTAAAATGATGTTGACGCATTTGGTCGTTCGACCGGGTATGGGCGGAAAAGGTGCCAATTTCAGCAAACAGGAACTCGACGACATTTTACGTTTCG GTACCGAGGAACTGTTTAAGGAAGAAGAAGGCAAAGAAGACGAGGCTATACACTACGACGATAAAGCTGTCGCCGAATTGCTTGATCGTAGCAAAGAAGGTATCGAACAAAAGGAGAATTGGGCAAACGAGTACCTGAGCTCGTTCAAGGTTGCGTCTTACGTAACTAAAGAAGGCGAAGTCGAAGAGGAAGCCGATACTGAAATTATCAAACAGGAAGCTGAAAACACAGATCCAGCTTACTGGATTAAATTGTTGAGGCATCATTACGAACAGCAACAAGAGGACATTGCACGAACTTTGGGAAAAG GTAAACGTGTGAGGAAACAAGTAAATTACAACGACGGCGGAGTAACCGGAGATCAGGGAGCCCGGGACGATCAGCCATGGCAAGAAAATTTGTCGGACTACAACAGTGACTTCAGCGCACCGAGTGACGATGACAAAGAGGACGACGATTTCGATGAAAAGGGTGACGGAGATTTACTCTCTCGTCGAAGCAGACGACGGCTCGAGCGAAGAGACGAAAAGGACAGACCGTTGCCACCACTTCTTGCCAGGGTCAACGGGAATATAGAG GTTCTCGGATTTAACGCACGACAACGGAAGGCTTTCCTCAATGCGATCATGCGTTACGGAATGCCGCCTCAGGACGCCTTCAATTCTCAATG GTTGGTGCGAGACCTAAGGGGCAAATCGGAAAAGAATTTCAAGGCCTACGTTTCACTGTTCATGAGACACTTGTGTGAGCCCGGAGCCGACAATGCTGAGACTTTTGCTGATGGCGTGCCACGCGAGGGTCTCAGTCGTCAGCATGTTTTGACCAGGATTGGCGTCATGTCGTTGATTCGGAAAAAG GTACAAGAATTCGAGCACATAAACGGTTATTACTCAATGCCTGAGATGATAAGGAAACCAGTAGAGCCAGTTAAGAATGAAGGAGCGACCACGGCAACCGCTGCTACTGCGACAAGTGCCACAACGGAAGGTGCTGCCGCTGCCGGTACGCCAAGTAGCACGGGTGCAACACCCGCAACCTCCAATGCTCCGAGCCCCGCGGCAACACCTACGCCAAACAACGTTGCCGCCGGTTCTACCTCGACAACTACTCCCGGcgaaacaacaaaaacaacCTCTGAGACAGCTGACGCTGCGAAAGACGTTAAGGAAGAAACAACCGACAAAGTG gtcgGTGAGGGTAAGGATGTGAAAGAAGAGCCCAAAGAGGACGGCAGTGTCAAAGAGGATTCAGAGGCGAGCGATAGAAATAAGGAAACGGTGAAAGAGGAGGTCAGGGCCACAAGCGAAGAGAAAGAGGCGACCGAGGGTGAGGGTGGCTCTGAGGAGAATAAGAAAGCAACGGTAGAAGTGAAAACAGAAAAGACGTCGAATACGAGCGTGACGACAACGACAACGACCACGACGACGGCGTCAAAGAGCGGTACCGAGGATGTGACACCGGATGCTAGCAACCTTGGGCCAGAGAGTAGAGCGAAAGCTGCTGACCTTGACGAGGAAGTTGTTATTGTTAAGGACGACGAAGAAGAGGAAAGCGGTAAAAAAGAG GAAAAAGAAGTAAAGGACGCGACCAAGGAGAGCAGCGCCGAAGCAACGGACGTGACGAAACCAAAACGCAAGTTCATGTTCAACATCGCCGACGGCGGTTTTACCGAATTACACACACTTTggttgaacgaagaaaaagcgGCGGTTCCCGGACGCGAATACGAGATTTGGCACAGGAGACACGATTACTGGCTGCTCGCCGGCATAGTGACTCACGGCTACGGCCGTTGGCAAGACATTCAAAACGACATTAGGTTCGCTATAATCAACGAACCTTTCAAAATGGACGTCGGAAAGGGCAactttttggaaataaaaaataaatttttggcgAGACGTTTCAAACTTCTCGAACAAGCCTTGGTCATCGAGGAACAACTTAGAAGAGCAGCGTACCTTAATCTTACTCAAGATCCCAATCATCCCGCCATGAGCCTCAACGCCAGATTCGCCGAGGTCGAATGTCTCGCTGAATCTCATCAACATCTCAGCAAGGAAAGTCTTGCCGGTAACAAACCCGCCAACGCGGTACTTCACAAG GTACTCAATCAATTAGAGGAACTCTTGTCGGACATGAAATCGGACGTGAGCAGGTTACCGGCGACGTTGGCGAGGATTCCACCAGTTGCACAGCGTCTTCAAATGTCGGAGCGATCGATACTAAGCAGATTGGCGGCGACTGCTCCGGGTGGTGCGGCCGGATCGCAATCCGGTCAAGCGGCTCTGTTGGCCCAACAATTTCCCGCTGGTTTTTCGGGCGGACAGTTGCAAGCGACCTTTGCCGGTGCGGCTAATTTTGGAAACTTCAGGCCCCAATACTCTGTCCCGGGTCAACCGCCCCAAGGTTTCACAG CTTAA